Proteins encoded by one window of Dokdonella sp.:
- a CDS encoding type II toxin-antitoxin system RelE/ParE family toxin, translating into MIKSFRHKGLRKLFETGNTAGVQASHSKRLRLQLAALDTAHVIEDMDVPGFRLHPLKGAMKGRWSITVNGNWRITFEFKDGNAYVLDYEDYH; encoded by the coding sequence ATGATCAAGTCGTTTCGGCACAAGGGGCTACGCAAGCTCTTTGAGACTGGCAACACCGCTGGCGTTCAAGCCAGTCACAGCAAACGTCTGCGGCTGCAGCTTGCCGCCCTCGACACGGCCCACGTCATTGAGGACATGGACGTTCCCGGCTTCAGGCTCCACCCACTCAAAGGGGCAATGAAGGGACGCTGGTCAATCACCGTAAACGGAAATTGGCGGATCACATTCGAGTTCAAAGACGGTAACGCGTACGTCCTAGACTACGAGGACTATCACTAA
- a CDS encoding HigA family addiction module antitoxin yields MSMHNPPHPGEFISGIYLEPNNISGRELAEKLGVAASTLSRVLNGSSRVTPEMALRLSKAIGRSPESWLAMQDAHDLWVARQNIDLQGVSKLKLAAA; encoded by the coding sequence ATGAGCATGCACAACCCTCCTCACCCTGGTGAGTTCATCTCCGGCATCTATCTGGAGCCCAACAATATCAGCGGCCGCGAGCTTGCTGAAAAGCTTGGCGTTGCAGCATCCACGCTCAGCCGCGTCCTCAATGGCTCCAGCCGCGTCACCCCAGAAATGGCTCTTCGCTTGTCCAAGGCCATTGGTCGGAGCCCGGAAAGTTGGCTCGCCATGCAGGACGCCCATGATCTGTGGGTCGCTCGCCAGAACATTGACTTGCAAGGTGTGAGCAAGCTCAAACTGGCCGCGGCCTAA
- a CDS encoding DUF4375 domain-containing protein, whose amino-acid sequence MSIYDGPDTFLQQYNASPEASRVLFAAHWTQSEVLNGGFEQYFSNSTGVLAPEAVVAFRALGMPQTAALLERAMAFFDSPYPRDRRERQDALEAAFDASGDDEFDPFQSVDEPFSELLETENGGFETAADKYAALNG is encoded by the coding sequence GTGTCAATCTACGATGGTCCAGACACCTTCCTGCAGCAATACAATGCTTCGCCGGAGGCTTCTCGTGTCCTGTTCGCTGCACACTGGACGCAATCCGAAGTACTAAATGGAGGCTTCGAACAGTACTTTTCTAACAGCACAGGCGTGCTTGCGCCAGAAGCGGTAGTAGCGTTCCGAGCGCTTGGCATGCCCCAAACCGCAGCCCTCCTTGAGCGAGCTATGGCCTTCTTCGACTCTCCTTATCCAAGAGATCGCAGAGAGCGGCAAGATGCGCTCGAAGCAGCATTTGACGCCTCCGGTGATGACGAGTTCGATCCGTTTCAAAGCGTAGATGAACCATTCTCTGAACTCCTTGAAACAGAAAATGGCGGCTTTGAAACAGCTGCAGACAAATATGCAGCACTCAACGGCTAA
- a CDS encoding BrnT family toxin — protein MRISYDPAKRQKALDERGLDFEDAPAVFSGLTFEVEDTRQDYGETRMICFGHLAGRLVVIGYTPRGAVRHIFSMRKANEREQARIGPYLEV, from the coding sequence ATGCGCATTAGCTATGACCCGGCCAAACGACAAAAGGCGCTGGATGAGCGCGGCCTCGACTTCGAGGATGCCCCTGCTGTCTTTTCCGGTCTCACCTTCGAGGTCGAGGACACCCGCCAGGACTACGGCGAGACGCGCATGATCTGCTTCGGCCACCTGGCCGGTCGCCTCGTCGTGATCGGTTACACGCCAAGAGGAGCAGTCCGCCACATCTTCAGCATGAGAAAAGCCAATGAACGCGAGCAAGCTCGTATCGGCCCGTACCTTGAAGTCTGA
- a CDS encoding BrnA antitoxin family protein — MNASKLVSARTLKSDLKRVDSHKTKASEYKELPELTDGMLKRGTVKRAGRPVSANPRRQVTIRLPESVLAAWKATGPGWQTRMAELLSKRAS, encoded by the coding sequence ATGAACGCGAGCAAGCTCGTATCGGCCCGTACCTTGAAGTCTGACCTCAAGCGTGTGGACTCGCACAAGACAAAAGCCAGCGAGTACAAAGAGCTTCCGGAATTGACGGATGGCATGCTCAAGCGCGGCACTGTCAAGCGCGCAGGTCGCCCTGTTTCCGCCAACCCACGGCGCCAGGTCACGATCCGCTTGCCGGAGTCTGTGCTTGCCGCGTGGAAAGCCACTGGCCCCGGCTGGCAGACCCGCATGGCTGAGCTGCTTAGCAAGCGCGCGTCATAA
- a CDS encoding alanyl-tRNA editing protein: MTIKHFWIDPYAASHQTTVTSVDGCEIELESTIFFAFSGGQESDQGLISDIPVISARKEGLRIKYTLPANHGLVIGQFVCIEIDWSRRYRLMRLHFAAELVLELIYNKLSGTEKIGAHIAQDKARIDFVWPHSISSILPAVSEEANKIISSDLPIHTGFDDFENERRYWEIDGLSRVPCGGTHVRSTGEIGQIRLKRNNIGRGKERVDIYLCE, from the coding sequence ATGACTATTAAGCACTTCTGGATCGACCCATACGCCGCATCACACCAAACCACGGTGACCTCAGTCGATGGATGTGAAATCGAACTTGAATCCACAATATTCTTTGCCTTCTCTGGGGGACAGGAGAGTGATCAAGGTTTAATTTCTGATATTCCTGTCATATCAGCAAGAAAAGAAGGGTTGCGAATCAAGTACACGTTGCCAGCCAATCATGGACTCGTGATTGGGCAGTTTGTTTGTATTGAGATTGATTGGTCCAGGCGCTATCGATTAATGCGACTTCATTTTGCGGCTGAATTGGTTCTAGAACTCATCTACAACAAACTGAGCGGCACCGAGAAAATTGGTGCCCACATCGCACAAGACAAAGCTCGCATTGACTTTGTCTGGCCACATAGTATTTCGTCAATACTTCCTGCAGTCTCCGAAGAGGCCAATAAAATCATTTCATCAGATTTGCCAATTCACACCGGATTTGACGACTTTGAAAACGAACGGAGGTACTGGGAAATCGATGGACTCTCACGAGTCCCATGCGGCGGTACTCATGTCCGATCGACAGGAGAAATTGGTCAAATCCGACTTAAAAGAAATAACATAGGCAGAGGAAAGGAGCGGGTTGACATCTATCTATGCGAGTAG